The following are encoded together in the Conger conger chromosome 11, fConCon1.1, whole genome shotgun sequence genome:
- the LOC133139992 gene encoding chemerin-like receptor 1 — MHKNGTAEKLCGTGIKKCITLSPARKAICQYLFPSSLDCRKRIMDFDYDYEHTPATEKYGLNNNTTTETFKVQNVIFSVFNTVIFVLGVFGNGVVIWISGLKMKKSVNATWYLSLAVSDFVFCACLPLNIVYLVTSDWVFGRGMCKFASFVMFLNMFSSIFLLVLISVDRCVSVVFPVWSQNHRTVRSASVLVALAWIVSTLLSIPSLVYRDLLITEKRTMCYNNYPNHTNTAHHRATSVSRFVFGFVIPFLIITICYVVIIQKLRGNRRTKSSKPLKVMSVLIATFLICWLPYHVVILLELDHTKHGTALTTGMEAAVIFANANSFLNPFLYAFMGKDFKKMYRNCILSKIENAMSDDAHTSSRLNTLESRVSIHIRGDMSTEVNFVRVL, encoded by the coding sequence aCTGCAGGAAAAGGATTATGGAttttgattatgattatgaacaTACCCCTGCAACGGAAAAGTATGGACTAAACAATAACACGACAACAGAGACGTTTAAAGTACAGAATGTGATTTTCTCTGTGTTCAACACCGTCATCTTTGTGCTGGGCGTTTTTGGGAACGGTGTAGTCATCTGGATCTCGGGTCTGAAGATGAAGAAATCGGTCAACGCCACCTGGTACCTCAGCCTGGCGGTCTCCGACTTCGTATTCTGCGCCTGCCTCCCACTCAACATCGTCTACCTGGTCACGTCCGACTGGGTGTTCGGGCGAGGGATGTGCAAGTTCGCCTCCTTCGTCATGTTCCTCAACATGTTCAGCAGCATCTTCCTCCTGGTCCTCATCAGCGTGGACCGCTGCGTGTCCGTGGTCTTCCCCGTCTGGTCGCAGAACCACCGCACGGTGCGGTCAGCGTCGGTGCTGGTCGCGCTGGCCTGGATCGTCTCCACCCTCCTCAGCATTCCCTCGCTCGTTTACCGTGACCTACTCATCACCGAGAAAAGAACGATGTGCTACAACAACTACCccaaccacacaaacacggcaCATCACCGGGCTACGTCAGTGAGTCGCTTTGTCTTTGGATTTGTGATCCCGTTTCTGATCATCACCATCTGCTACGTCGTCATCATTCAGAAGCTGAGGGGAAATCGGAGGACCAAATCCTCCAAACCGCTCAAAGTCATGTCTGTCCTGATAGCAACTTTCTTGATTTGCTGGTTGCCCTACCACGTCGTTATCCTGCTCGAACTCGACCATACAAAACATGGCACTGCCCTCACGACTGGGATGGAAGCTGCCGTGATTTTTGCCAACGCAAATAGTTTCCTGAATCCTTTTTTGTATGCGTTTATGGGAAAAGACTTCAAGAAAATGTATCGAAATTGTATTCTGTCCAAGATTGAAAATGCAATGAGTGATGACGCCCACACCTCGAGTCGGTTAAACACTCTGGAGAGCAGAGTTTCTATTCACATTCGAGGCGATATGTCCACAGAGGTAAATTTTGTCCGTGTTTTATAA